One Deltaproteobacteria bacterium genomic window, CGACTCGGGGCCTGGTCAAAGGTTTCATGCTCAGCGGTCCTCCCGGCACGGGCAAGACCACCCTGGCCAAACGGCTGGCCTATGAACTCGGTCGCAGGTTTGAGACCGAGGACGAGCCGCCAGTCGCTTTAGCGTTTATCGATGGCGGTGAGATTTCGCGCTCCCGGTACGGTGAGAGCGAGGAAAGAATTCGCGATATTTTTCTCCATGCAAGATCGGGATTCACGGCGCAGGGGCAGCGCTCCGTGCTGCTGTTCGATGACGTCGAATCCATTTTCATGGCGCGCGGCAGTCAACACGCCAAAGAGTGGCACTTTTCTCAGGACAGCGTTTTCTTTCATTCCATAGACGATCTCGATACCTCCCGCGCCACGATCATCTTGACCAGCAACCGCCCCGATCTGATCGACGAAGCGATTCGCGATCGCTTCTTGAGTTATGTCGTTGAATATCCGGACCTCGACACGCTCCTCCAGATGGTCCAGCAAATTCCGGCCATTGAGCAATTGTCCGGCGCGCAGCAAGCCACGTTAAAAAACGATCTGATTGCCGCGGTAAAGAATGGCACCGTCCGCA contains:
- a CDS encoding AAA family ATPase, whose translation is MQSSEGHHHLSAGNVISFEKLSLLFGGTDDTGVVRGSEMVGDRYRDLLQEIAAITEYQWRSGSTRGLVKGFMLSGPPGTGKTTLAKRLAYELGRRFETEDEPPVALAFIDGGEISRSRYGESEERIRDIFLHARSGFTAQGQRSVLLFDDVESIFMARGSQHAKEWHFSQDSVFFHSIDDLDTSRATIILTSNRPDLIDEAIRDRFLSYVVEYPDLDTLLQMVQQIPAIEQLSGAQQATLKNDLIAAVKNGTVRSMRDGQRFAMRHFVAKLLKKESLAQQIAD